In Flavobacteriaceae bacterium, the following proteins share a genomic window:
- a CDS encoding Nif3-like dinuclear metal center hexameric protein encodes MIVQDVITHLNELSPISYAEDFDNVGLLVGNKNSKVTGILVTLDTLEPVIDEAIENNCNLVVSFHPIIFKGLKKLTGNSYVERVVMKAIKHEVAIFAIHTALDNAFYGVNDMICNKIGLVNREILIPQSGSIKKLTTYVPKDEAKTLREALFNAGAGSIGNYDHCSFNVDGIGTFNGNENSNPTKGKKGITQNEKETQISITYTKHLESKIIDTLLKSHSYEEVAYEISTLDNKNQNIGMGMIGVLENPMDENSFLQHIKSTMQVHTIRHSKLFDKPIQKVAVLGGSGSFAITAAKAAKADIFITADLKYHDFFSAENDIVLADIGHYESEQFTKNLLVAYLTKKIPNFAIVLSNTNTNPVKYI; translated from the coding sequence ATGATTGTTCAAGATGTTATTACTCATTTAAATGAATTATCGCCAATAAGCTATGCAGAAGATTTTGATAACGTAGGCTTGTTAGTAGGAAATAAAAATAGCAAAGTTACTGGCATTTTGGTAACCTTGGATACCCTTGAACCTGTAATTGATGAAGCAATAGAAAACAATTGTAACCTTGTTGTTAGCTTTCATCCTATTATTTTTAAAGGGTTAAAAAAACTAACTGGTAATTCTTATGTTGAACGTGTTGTAATGAAAGCAATAAAGCATGAGGTAGCTATTTTTGCAATCCATACAGCTCTAGATAATGCGTTTTATGGTGTGAATGATATGATTTGTAATAAAATTGGATTAGTAAATCGAGAAATCTTAATTCCTCAAAGTGGAAGCATAAAAAAGCTAACAACTTATGTCCCTAAAGATGAAGCAAAAACGCTTCGTGAAGCTCTATTTAATGCCGGAGCAGGAAGCATAGGTAATTATGACCATTGTAGTTTTAATGTTGATGGAATAGGTACTTTTAATGGTAACGAAAATTCAAATCCTACAAAAGGTAAAAAAGGTATCACTCAAAACGAAAAAGAAACACAAATATCCATAACATATACAAAACATTTGGAGTCTAAAATCATTGATACACTATTAAAATCGCATTCTTATGAAGAAGTCGCTTATGAGATTTCAACTCTAGATAACAAAAATCAAAATATCGGTATGGGAATGATCGGAGTTTTAGAAAACCCTATGGACGAAAATTCTTTTCTACAACATATAAAATCTACAATGCAAGTACATACGATTAGGCATTCGAAATTATTTGATAAGCCTATTCAAAAAGTAGCTGTACTAGGTGGTTCAGGTAGTTTTGCAATTACTGCTGCAAAAGCAGCAAAAGCAGACATTTTTATCACTGCAGATCTTAAGTATCATGATTTTTTCTCAGCTGAAAATGATATTGTTTTGGCTGATATTGGTCACTATGAAAGTGAGCAATTCACAAAAAACCTTTTAGTTGCTTATCTTACAAAAAAAATTCCTAATTTTGCAATCGTTTTATCAAACACAAACACAAATCCTGTAAAGTATATATAA
- the msrA gene encoding peptide-methionine (S)-S-oxide reductase: protein MNFKNLIFAILLITAFSCQNNAQVNPQKLALQNATPIEVPLQNGKARAYFASGCFWCVEAVYESVNGVDEVINGYSGGHTDNPTYELSNTGRTGHAEAVEVIYDPKVINFSTLVDIYFGSQDPTQFFGQGPDRGSQYRSIIFYQNDEQKQIILNKKEAVAKQLNAKVAAEVLPFQKFWVGEAYHQNYEKLHPNSGYIRNVSIPRLRRFQAKFPELLKKNAH from the coding sequence ATGAATTTTAAAAACTTAATCTTTGCGATACTTTTGATAACAGCATTTAGCTGTCAAAATAACGCTCAAGTTAATCCGCAAAAATTAGCACTACAAAATGCAACTCCTATAGAAGTTCCTTTACAAAATGGTAAAGCTAGAGCGTATTTCGCTAGTGGTTGTTTTTGGTGTGTTGAAGCTGTTTACGAAAGTGTAAATGGTGTAGACGAAGTTATTAATGGATATTCTGGGGGGCACACAGACAACCCAACTTATGAGCTTAGTAATACAGGTAGAACTGGCCATGCAGAAGCTGTAGAAGTTATTTACGATCCAAAAGTTATTAATTTCTCTACTCTAGTAGATATCTATTTTGGCTCACAAGATCCTACTCAATTTTTTGGACAAGGACCAGATAGAGGTTCTCAGTACCGCTCTATTATTTTTTATCAAAATGATGAACAGAAACAAATTATCTTAAATAAAAAAGAAGCTGTTGCCAAACAACTTAATGCAAAAGTAGCAGCAGAAGTTTTACCTTTTCAAAAGTTTTGGGTTGGAGAAGCTTATCATCAAAATTACGAAAAACTACACCCTAACAGTGGCTATATAAGAAATGTTTCTATTCCAAGATTAAGGCGTTTTCAAGCAAAGTTCCCTGAATTATTGAAAAAAAATGCTCATTAA
- a CDS encoding class I SAM-dependent methyltransferase: MNKINHYFETNKQTWNEKVKVHSKSKMYDIDAFIKGETSLKHYELTALKNVKGKSLLHLQCHFGQDTLSWSRKGAKCVGIDISEEGVKLAKKLNEKLRLDAEFTCCNVLETSKYIKETFDIVFTSYGVIGWLPDLKPWGKMIAERLKLGGVFFIVEFHPIVWMFDYLEIPPVLKYGYHQKEVIYEEYKGTYADPLSDMMSKEYGWNHGLGDVVTALADAGLYIEYLKEHDESPYNVLPDLVETKSGSYIRKDTLYPLIFTLKATKV, from the coding sequence ATGAATAAAATCAATCATTATTTTGAAACTAATAAACAGACTTGGAATGAGAAAGTTAAGGTTCATTCTAAAAGTAAGATGTATGATATTGATGCTTTTATTAAAGGAGAAACTTCATTAAAGCATTATGAGCTTACGGCATTGAAGAATGTTAAAGGAAAATCATTATTACACTTGCAATGCCATTTTGGTCAAGATACATTAAGTTGGAGTAGGAAGGGAGCAAAGTGTGTTGGTATTGATATTAGTGAAGAAGGAGTAAAGTTGGCTAAAAAATTGAATGAAAAATTAAGACTTGATGCAGAATTTACATGCTGTAATGTTTTAGAAACTTCAAAATACATTAAAGAAACTTTTGATATTGTTTTTACAAGTTATGGTGTGATTGGTTGGCTACCAGATTTAAAGCCATGGGGTAAAATGATTGCAGAACGTTTAAAATTAGGAGGTGTATTTTTTATAGTTGAGTTTCATCCTATAGTTTGGATGTTTGATTATTTAGAAATACCTCCAGTTTTAAAATATGGATATCATCAAAAAGAAGTAATTTATGAAGAATATAAAGGAACTTATGCCGATCCTTTATCAGATATGATGAGTAAAGAATATGGATGGAATCACGGATTGGGAGATGTTGTTACTGCATTAGCTGATGCGGGTTTGTATATTGAATATTTGAAAGAGCATGATGAGAGTCCATATAATGTTTTACCCGACCTAGTAGAAACTAAATCGGGTAGTTATATAAGGAAGGATACATTGTATCCACTAATTTTTACATTAAAAGCTACTAAGGTTTAG
- the kynU gene encoding kynureninase, with product MLTYKLGLDYAKQQDQLDKLSKYKDAFHIPKDKDGNNLIYFCGNSLGLQPKSTKTYIDQELKDWANLGVDGHIEAKNPWLPYHEFLTESTAKLVGAKPIEVITMNTLTTNLHLMMVSFYKPTKKRYKILIESDAFPSDKYAVESQLRHHGYDDKESLIFWKSRKNEELLHYEDLENILNKHGDEIALIMIGGINYYTGQFFDLKRITQLGHKYNCMVGFDCAHGAGNVNLDLHNSGADFAIWCTYKYLNSGPGSLSGCFVHERHAFNKTLNRFTGWWSHNKETRFNMRHEFDVLPGAEGWQLSNPPILSMAAIKASLDIFNEIGIEALVEKSKKLTGYFEFLLKQLGEEAVRIITPENPNERGCQLSIQVKQADKSLYNKLTKLGVVADWREPDVIRCAPVPLYNSFQDVYDMINRLKSVL from the coding sequence TTGCTTACCTATAAATTAGGTCTCGATTATGCTAAACAGCAAGACCAATTAGATAAATTATCTAAATATAAAGATGCTTTTCACATTCCTAAAGACAAAGACGGTAATAATTTAATTTATTTCTGTGGAAACTCTCTTGGGTTACAACCTAAATCTACAAAAACCTATATTGATCAAGAACTCAAAGATTGGGCTAATCTTGGTGTAGATGGACACATAGAAGCTAAAAATCCTTGGTTGCCTTATCATGAGTTTTTAACTGAAAGTACTGCAAAGTTAGTTGGAGCAAAGCCAATTGAAGTGATCACAATGAATACACTTACCACTAACTTACACCTTATGATGGTATCTTTTTATAAACCAACAAAAAAAAGATATAAAATTCTTATTGAGAGTGACGCATTTCCTTCAGATAAATATGCAGTTGAATCTCAACTACGTCATCATGGTTATGATGATAAAGAAAGCCTTATTTTTTGGAAGTCTCGAAAAAATGAGGAATTATTACATTATGAAGATTTAGAAAATATTCTTAATAAACATGGTGATGAAATTGCGCTAATTATGATTGGCGGAATTAATTATTATACTGGGCAATTTTTTGATTTAAAGCGTATTACACAATTGGGGCATAAATATAATTGTATGGTCGGTTTTGATTGCGCTCATGGTGCTGGAAATGTAAACTTGGATTTACACAATTCGGGAGCAGATTTTGCAATTTGGTGTACCTACAAATATTTAAATTCTGGCCCAGGAAGTTTAAGCGGTTGTTTTGTTCACGAACGTCACGCCTTTAATAAAACTCTCAACCGATTTACAGGTTGGTGGAGTCATAATAAAGAAACACGTTTTAATATGCGTCACGAATTTGACGTATTACCTGGAGCTGAAGGTTGGCAATTAAGCAATCCACCTATATTATCTATGGCGGCAATTAAAGCTTCTTTAGATATTTTTAATGAAATCGGTATTGAAGCACTTGTAGAAAAATCAAAAAAACTAACAGGGTATTTTGAGTTTTTATTAAAACAATTAGGAGAAGAAGCTGTACGAATTATTACTCCTGAAAATCCAAATGAAAGAGGCTGTCAGTTATCAATACAAGTTAAACAAGCAGATAAATCTTTGTATAATAAGCTTACCAAACTTGGAGTAGTTGCAGATTGGAGAGAACCAGATGTAATTCGTTGCGCACCTGTTCCACTTTATAATTCTTTTCAAGATGTTTATGATATGATAAATCGATTAAAAAGTGTATTATAA
- a CDS encoding FAD-dependent monooxygenase produces the protein MTNKQQNILIIGAGLCGSLLALRLAQRGYNITVYEKRPDLRKVKLSAGRSINLAFSDRGNKAMKLVGIEKKVNALCIPMNGRMIHDKKGNTTLSNYSGRAHEYINSISRGDLNTLLLNEAEKHKNVTIHFNKKCISVDFENTTALFKDYETNSEFIEDSDVIIATDGAGSALRKSYYLGKKFLFSFSQDYLTHGYKELTILPTKTGDYKTYKNALHIWPRGDFMLIALPNMDGSFTVTLFLSYNGGEYNFNNLTTPKIVTEFFKKEFPDALELMPNLTKDFFKNPTSPLGTVKCSPWHFKGNTLLMGDSAHAIVPFYGQGMNASFEDVVEFDAVLDQSEGDWETVFKIYESIRKKDTDAIADLAIDNFHEMKDHIANPIFQKKRKLEMTLEETFPDEYSSKYSLVTFNETIGYREAMLKGRAQDKAILNMLSDNELDLNGDFKSILEKIKQETEAILEDDRIAGLK, from the coding sequence ATGACTAATAAACAACAAAATATACTTATTATAGGAGCTGGACTTTGTGGAAGCCTTTTAGCTTTACGATTAGCACAAAGAGGATATAATATTACTGTTTATGAAAAACGACCTGATTTACGTAAAGTAAAATTAAGTGCAGGTCGTTCAATCAATCTTGCGTTTTCAGATCGAGGTAATAAAGCAATGAAATTGGTTGGCATTGAAAAAAAAGTAAATGCGTTATGTATTCCTATGAATGGAAGAATGATTCACGACAAAAAAGGCAATACCACCTTATCTAATTATAGTGGTAGAGCACACGAATATATCAATTCTATCTCCCGTGGTGATTTAAATACTTTATTACTTAATGAAGCTGAAAAACATAAAAATGTTACTATACATTTTAATAAAAAATGTATTTCTGTAGATTTTGAAAATACTACTGCACTTTTTAAAGATTATGAAACTAATTCAGAATTTATAGAAGATTCTGATGTTATTATTGCTACAGATGGAGCAGGTTCAGCTCTACGAAAAAGTTATTATTTAGGTAAAAAATTCTTGTTTAGTTTCTCACAAGATTATCTTACACATGGATATAAAGAACTTACGATACTTCCTACCAAAACTGGAGATTATAAAACTTATAAAAATGCATTACACATTTGGCCAAGAGGTGATTTTATGCTCATTGCGCTTCCAAATATGGATGGTAGTTTTACAGTTACTTTATTTTTAAGTTATAATGGAGGTGAATACAATTTTAACAATCTAACAACTCCAAAAATAGTTACAGAATTCTTTAAAAAAGAATTTCCAGATGCGTTAGAGTTAATGCCAAACCTTACTAAAGATTTCTTTAAAAACCCTACTTCTCCTCTAGGTACCGTAAAATGTTCGCCTTGGCATTTTAAAGGCAATACTTTACTCATGGGAGATTCAGCACATGCTATCGTTCCTTTTTATGGGCAAGGAATGAATGCATCTTTTGAAGATGTGGTAGAATTTGATGCCGTTTTAGATCAAAGCGAAGGTGATTGGGAAACTGTTTTTAAAATTTATGAAAGCATTCGTAAAAAAGATACTGACGCTATAGCAGATTTGGCAATCGATAATTTTCATGAAATGAAAGATCATATTGCTAATCCTATATTCCAAAAAAAGCGTAAATTAGAAATGACTTTAGAAGAAACATTTCCTGATGAATATTCATCAAAGTACTCGTTAGTGACTTTTAATGAAACTATTGGTTATAGGGAAGCAATGTTAAAAGGGAGGGCTCAAGATAAAGCCATTTTAAATATGTTATCAGATAATGAATTAGATTTAAATGGTGATTTCAAATCTATTTTAGAAAAAATAAAACAAGAAACTGAAGCTATATTAGAAGATGACCGAATAGCCGGATTAAAATAA
- a CDS encoding RidA family protein gives MSKVTPRGAYPHTKRVGDFIFVSGTSSRRPDNTIAGVDIIDEMGTKHLNIEVQTREVIKNIEHNLIKEGATLADVVDVTSFLVNMNDFAGYNKAYAEFFTAETGPARTTVAVHQLPHPDLVVEIKVMAYKKL, from the coding sequence ATGAGTAAAGTAACACCAAGAGGTGCATATCCACATACTAAACGTGTAGGTGATTTTATATTTGTATCTGGTACAAGTTCTAGGCGACCAGATAATACTATTGCTGGTGTTGATATAATTGATGAGATGGGTACCAAACATCTAAATATTGAAGTTCAAACACGAGAAGTCATAAAAAATATAGAACATAATCTCATCAAAGAAGGTGCAACACTTGCAGATGTAGTTGATGTCACTTCTTTTTTAGTAAATATGAACGATTTTGCTGGTTACAATAAAGCTTATGCCGAGTTTTTCACAGCTGAAACTGGACCAGCTCGCACAACCGTTGCTGTACATCAGTTACCTCACCCAGATTTGGTAGTAGAGATTAAAGTAATGGCTTATAAAAAATTATAA
- a CDS encoding aldehyde dehydrogenase, with the protein MNIKNYINGQFHNPINNEWLDNYCPANGEIYGQIPNSSKADVENAYIAAKSAFPIWSQTTLEERSRILIKISELLEDNLERFAAAESIDNGKPIVLAKSIDIPRAASNFRFFGNAITQFASESHESVGQEAINYTLRQPIGVVGCISPWNLPLYLFSWKIAPAIAAGNCVIAKPSEITPMTAYLLGEICTEAGLPKGVLNIVHGLGTTTGQAIIEHPDIKAISFTGGTTTGAHIAKTAAPMFKKLSLELGGKNPNIIFADCDYEDMLITTVKSSFSNQGQICLCGSRIFIEDSIYEKFKTDFIKKIKQLKIGHPSEESTNIGALVSKSHLEKVIHYINITKEEGGTIVCGGNKITIENYENGYYLEPTIIEITNNKCKLNQEEIFGPVVTIMPFHREDDVLQMANDVKYGLSAILWTSDLKRTIRMSNQLQAGIVWINTWMMRDLRTPFGGIKASGVGREGGFEALRFFTEAKNVCIKY; encoded by the coding sequence ATGAATATTAAAAACTACATCAACGGACAATTTCATAATCCAATCAATAATGAGTGGTTAGATAACTATTGTCCAGCTAATGGAGAAATATATGGGCAAATACCCAACTCATCTAAAGCTGATGTAGAAAACGCATATATCGCTGCAAAATCAGCATTCCCTATTTGGTCTCAAACCACTTTAGAAGAGCGCAGCCGTATTTTAATTAAAATATCAGAGTTATTAGAAGACAATCTAGAGCGTTTTGCTGCAGCTGAAAGTATTGATAATGGCAAACCTATTGTTTTAGCAAAATCAATTGACATTCCAAGGGCAGCAAGTAATTTTCGTTTTTTTGGCAATGCCATTACACAATTTGCAAGCGAAAGTCATGAAAGTGTAGGGCAAGAAGCTATTAACTATACATTAAGACAACCTATAGGGGTCGTGGGGTGTATTTCGCCTTGGAATCTTCCATTATATCTGTTTAGTTGGAAAATTGCTCCTGCAATTGCTGCTGGAAATTGCGTAATCGCCAAACCCAGTGAAATTACACCAATGACGGCTTATCTTTTAGGCGAAATATGTACCGAAGCTGGTTTACCTAAAGGAGTGCTAAACATTGTACATGGCTTAGGTACTACAACCGGACAAGCTATTATTGAACATCCAGATATTAAAGCTATTTCCTTTACTGGTGGTACAACTACAGGAGCACATATCGCTAAAACTGCAGCGCCAATGTTCAAAAAATTATCTTTAGAATTAGGAGGTAAAAACCCTAATATTATTTTTGCTGATTGCGATTATGAAGATATGTTAATTACAACGGTTAAATCATCTTTTTCTAATCAGGGACAGATTTGTTTATGTGGTAGTCGTATTTTTATAGAAGATTCTATTTACGAAAAATTTAAAACAGATTTTATTAAAAAAATAAAACAGCTTAAAATTGGACATCCATCTGAAGAGTCTACCAATATTGGGGCATTAGTTTCGAAGTCGCATCTCGAGAAAGTAATACATTATATAAATATAACCAAAGAAGAAGGTGGAACTATTGTTTGTGGAGGGAATAAAATTACAATAGAAAACTATGAAAATGGTTACTATCTTGAACCAACAATTATTGAAATCACTAATAATAAATGCAAATTAAATCAAGAAGAAATCTTTGGTCCAGTAGTTACTATTATGCCATTTCATAGAGAAGATGATGTATTACAAATGGCTAATGATGTAAAGTATGGTTTATCGGCTATACTTTGGACCAGTGATTTAAAACGTACTATACGAATGAGCAATCAATTACAAGCCGGAATTGTTTGGATAAACACTTGGATGATGCGTGATTTACGTACCCCTTTTGGAGGCATTAAAGCTTCTGGTGTTGGTCGTGAAGGAGGTTTTGAAGCATTACGATTCTTTACAGAAGCTAAAAATGTGTGTATAAAATACTAG
- a CDS encoding SDR family oxidoreductase, translating to MNLNLKNKNALVCGSTQGIGKATAIALATEGVNVILVARDEIKLQKVVSELPSNNQIHNYIVVDFSNPENLRTKISNYISNYHGFHILINNTGGPKGGPVFSAELDEFQNAFTQHLKCNHILVQALVPFMKSEGYGRIINVISTSVKQPLDGLGVSNTIRGAVGNWSKTLANELGQFGITVNNVLPGATATERLSEIIKNKASKTGVSIEDATKTMQNAIPAKRFAKPEETASAITFLASEVASYINGINLPVDGGRTKSL from the coding sequence ATGAATTTAAACCTCAAAAATAAAAATGCTTTGGTTTGTGGAAGTACACAAGGCATAGGAAAAGCAACAGCTATAGCATTAGCAACAGAAGGCGTAAATGTTATACTTGTGGCTAGAGATGAAATTAAATTACAAAAAGTAGTGTCTGAATTGCCAAGCAATAATCAAATACATAACTATATTGTTGTAGATTTTTCTAATCCTGAAAATTTAAGAACTAAGATTTCTAATTACATATCAAATTATCACGGATTTCATATTCTAATAAATAATACAGGGGGACCAAAAGGAGGTCCTGTATTTTCAGCAGAGTTAGACGAGTTTCAAAATGCTTTCACACAGCATTTAAAATGCAATCATATACTAGTACAAGCTCTTGTTCCTTTTATGAAAAGTGAAGGTTACGGGCGTATTATTAATGTAATATCTACATCTGTAAAACAACCTTTAGATGGATTAGGGGTTAGTAACACTATACGTGGTGCAGTAGGCAATTGGAGTAAAACTTTAGCTAATGAATTAGGGCAGTTTGGCATTACCGTAAACAATGTATTACCAGGTGCTACAGCAACTGAACGCTTATCTGAGATTATAAAAAACAAAGCCTCAAAAACAGGTGTTTCTATAGAGGATGCAACAAAAACTATGCAAAATGCTATTCCAGCGAAACGCTTTGCAAAACCTGAAGAAACAGCTAGTGCAATTACATTTTTAGCAAGTGAAGTAGCAAGTTATATTAACGGAATTAACCTTCCTGTTGATGGTGGGCGTACAAAATCTTTGTAA
- a CDS encoding 3-hydroxyanthranilate 3,4-dioxygenase produces MSNLVTPINFKAWIEENRHLLKPPVGNKVVWKDGDYIVMVVGGPNSRKDYHYNETPEFFYQVEGDIVLKVIDEGEPKDIHIKEGEIFILPPKVPHSPQRGANTVGLVIEYPRPKGVKDKLQWYSEKNGSLIYEEEFTLENIETDMPAIFDRYYNNIEKRNSTSEK; encoded by the coding sequence ATGAGTAATCTAGTTACGCCTATAAATTTTAAAGCTTGGATTGAAGAAAATCGTCATTTATTAAAGCCACCCGTTGGCAATAAAGTCGTTTGGAAAGATGGCGATTATATTGTAATGGTCGTTGGTGGCCCCAATAGCAGAAAAGATTATCATTATAATGAAACACCTGAGTTTTTTTACCAGGTAGAAGGTGATATAGTATTAAAAGTTATTGACGAAGGTGAACCTAAAGACATTCATATTAAAGAAGGAGAGATTTTTATTTTACCGCCAAAAGTACCACACTCCCCTCAGCGTGGTGCTAATACTGTTGGATTAGTTATAGAATACCCAAGGCCTAAAGGTGTAAAAGACAAATTACAATGGTATTCTGAAAAGAATGGAAGTTTAATATATGAAGAAGAATTTACTTTAGAAAATATAGAGACTGATATGCCTGCAATTTTTGACAGATATTATAACAATATAGAGAAACGAAATTCTACGAGTGAGAAATAA
- a CDS encoding amidohydrolase — MAKRKLRINGHSHLLPYPEQIPDFMKEKEIFWVDDERKYMLQKGWKRPVTDSSFFLNEKLEWMERNRLDHAVVLNLSQLYGNGLRLEEMKKALRFQNDFNAKVQHDHPKKFTCGFVVHPGFIHGALYEIERCVEELNLRVLCLPTHFMDSIGQWRSVFDKENDRIFELADKYKLAIEIHPYDGDKMINLENTAWRFHLIWMLAQCGDAYHFYTLNGIQERFPNIRTCFAHGGQLAQMNLGRRIQGFDGRPDLFEGKHHPRKAVGHPNIYFDTLVHDTNSLKLMIENQGSSQVILGLDDPYPLGEMESDAQSSYPGKILDLAIDRKIITQEEYDEIWECNVLRWLFGDDEASKKSLVNRILS, encoded by the coding sequence ATGGCTAAAAGAAAATTACGTATTAACGGTCATTCACATTTATTGCCTTATCCAGAGCAAATTCCCGATTTTATGAAAGAAAAGGAAATATTCTGGGTAGATGATGAACGTAAATATATGTTACAAAAAGGATGGAAACGTCCTGTGACCGATTCTAGTTTTTTCTTAAATGAAAAGTTAGAATGGATGGAGCGAAATCGTTTAGACCATGCTGTTGTTTTAAACCTATCACAACTGTATGGGAATGGTCTTCGTCTTGAAGAAATGAAAAAGGCATTACGTTTTCAAAATGATTTTAATGCTAAAGTTCAGCACGATCACCCTAAGAAATTTACTTGTGGTTTTGTGGTACATCCAGGTTTTATTCACGGGGCATTGTATGAAATTGAGCGCTGTGTGGAAGAATTAAATTTAAGGGTTTTATGCTTACCAACTCATTTTATGGATTCTATTGGGCAATGGCGCTCGGTATTTGATAAAGAAAATGATCGCATTTTTGAATTGGCCGATAAATATAAACTCGCTATAGAAATTCATCCTTACGATGGTGATAAAATGATAAACCTTGAAAATACCGCCTGGCGTTTTCATTTAATATGGATGCTAGCACAATGTGGTGATGCTTATCATTTTTATACGCTTAATGGAATACAAGAACGTTTTCCAAATATCAGAACGTGTTTTGCACACGGCGGACAATTAGCACAAATGAATTTAGGGAGGCGCATACAAGGTTTTGATGGTCGCCCAGATTTGTTTGAAGGCAAACATCACCCAAGAAAAGCAGTTGGGCACCCTAACATTTATTTTGACACCTTAGTTCACGATACTAATTCGTTAAAATTAATGATTGAGAATCAAGGCTCAAGTCAAGTAATTTTAGGGTTAGACGATCCTTATCCTTTAGGAGAAATGGAAAGTGATGCTCAATCTTCATATCCAGGAAAGATTCTTGATTTAGCAATAGATAGAAAAATTATCACTCAAGAAGAGTATGATGAAATATGGGAGTGTAATGTATTGCGTTGGCTATTTGGAGATGATGAAGCTTCTAAAAAGAGTTTAGTTAATCGAATTTTATCTTAA
- a CDS encoding O-methyltransferase, translating to MHFIPKNLDDYVVTHSEDEPELLQQLTRETYQKILQPRMLSGHYQGRVLSMISKLIHPKNILEIGTYTGYSALCLAEGIQHDGELHTIDINEELVDFQRKYFNKSDYGSQIIQHLGNALDIIPNLDITFDLIFIDADKPNYPNYFNCIIDKLNPSGIILSDNVLWSGKVVEEINPDDLSTKALLEYNSLLKEDTRVETVLLPIRDGLTISRKY from the coding sequence ATGCATTTTATACCTAAAAACCTAGATGATTATGTTGTGACACATTCTGAAGACGAACCAGAATTACTACAACAACTAACTAGAGAAACCTATCAAAAAATATTACAACCTCGCATGCTTAGTGGGCATTATCAAGGTCGTGTTTTAAGTATGATTTCTAAATTAATACATCCAAAAAACATCTTAGAAATTGGAACCTATACAGGTTATTCTGCATTATGCTTAGCAGAAGGTATCCAACATGATGGAGAGTTACACACCATTGATATTAATGAAGAATTAGTTGATTTTCAACGAAAATATTTTAATAAATCTGATTATGGTTCTCAAATTATTCAACATTTGGGAAATGCATTGGATATTATTCCTAACCTTGATATAACTTTCGATTTAATTTTTATTGATGCAGATAAGCCTAACTACCCTAATTATTTTAATTGTATTATAGATAAACTTAATCCAAGTGGAATTATTTTATCTGACAATGTATTATGGAGTGGAAAAGTAGTTGAAGAAATAAACCCTGATGATCTCTCTACAAAAGCTTTATTAGAATATAATAGTTTATTAAAAGAAGATACAAGGGTTGAAACAGTACTGCTACCTATACGTGATGGGTTGACAATTAGTAGAAAATACTAA
- a CDS encoding twin-arginine translocase TatA/TatE family subunit, with protein MSIKLTHYICKVIQQATFLFISGAEITFILFIVVMVFGADKIPEIARGLGKGMRTLKDATNDIKQEITKSAEKHGIDTEITKELNEEVNKVKDGLEDFTGSVKRKL; from the coding sequence ATGAGTATAAAACTTACTCACTATATTTGCAAAGTGATACAACAAGCAACTTTTTTGTTTATTAGCGGAGCAGAAATAACATTTATACTATTCATAGTAGTAATGGTATTTGGTGCAGACAAAATCCCTGAGATTGCAAGAGGATTAGGTAAAGGAATGCGTACACTTAAAGATGCAACTAACGATATTAAGCAAGAAATCACTAAAAGTGCTGAAAAGCATGGTATAGATACTGAAATTACTAAAGAACTTAATGAAGAAGTTAATAAAGTAAAAGATGGTCTTGAAGATTTTACTGGTTCTGTAAAACGAAAATTATAA